In Vicia villosa cultivar HV-30 ecotype Madison, WI unplaced genomic scaffold, Vvil1.0 ctg.006757F_1_1, whole genome shotgun sequence, one genomic interval encodes:
- the LOC131643055 gene encoding uncharacterized protein LOC131643055: MAIPYTGYISEYHVVIHIQIENLGACSFLISCDHDKMQVSLALTIEIAKNCQTLATQQLSSPTKETNGNNYEKRPPPKPPPSKDLPSLRYCVVNLAFVLFQVCDLFLSSAYFKVALKVFVERPQICLAEGKVLMRENLIMDVANQFFLSTRQSIPSQMMILFNLKNLYNRTVRSKAKEMIRNGIDIKIVVPKLSSLLWKNSVWLFGLKNGICNTLLVSNFSMLMNVQIFVGLVFSVSVRMWMGNVPT; the protein is encoded by the coding sequence ATGGCTATACCTTATACAGGTTATATTTCGGAGTACCATGTTGTTATTCATATCCAAATAGAAAACTTGGGTGCTTGTTCATTTCTTATTAGTTGTGATCATGACAAGATGCAAGTAAGTTTAGCACTAACAATTGAAATTGCCAAGAACTGTCAAACCCTTGCAACTCAGCAACTATCTTCACCGACTAAGGAGACAAATGGAAACAATTATGAGAAGCGTCCTCCTCCAAAACCTCCACCATCAAAAGATCTGCCATCTCTGAGATACTGTGTTGTCAATTTGGCTTTTGTTTTGTTTCAGGTGTGTGATTTGTTTTTAAGTTCAGCTTATTTTAAGGTTGCTCTCAAGGTGTTTGTTGAAAGGCCTCAAATATGTTTGGCTGAAGGAAAAGTGTTGATGAGGGAGAATCTGATAATGGATGTTgcaaatcagtttttcttgtccACTCGACAATCAATTCCTTCGCAGATGATGATTTTATTCAATCTCAAGAACCTGTATAATCGAACTGTGCGATCCAAAGCTAAAGAAATGATCCGTAACGGGATAGATATAAAGATTGTGGTTCCTAAACTCAGTTCTCTTTTGTGGAAGAATTCTGTTTGGttgtttggtttaaagaatgggaTTTGTAATACCCTATTGGTGTCTAACTTTTCTATGCTTATGAATGTTCAAATATTTGTTGGCTTAGTTTTTAGTGTTTCTGTTAGAATGTGGATGGGAAATGTCCCAACATAA